Proteins encoded by one window of Haliotis asinina isolate JCU_RB_2024 chromosome 6, JCU_Hal_asi_v2, whole genome shotgun sequence:
- the LOC137287413 gene encoding beta-porphyranase A-like — MKLTPVAFILSLSITTVYSNTTVTIHPQWLAQGGNLRYEPDRWSKHNGLEHEYLIPSCRSIRTDSGRWMNRDVHDNLFQDWPQDPNRSGYPDPNYLKNVTKQQELFSVYLANINRGYTNDMIMVSTSLNWPTWINQSEHQGHFPNNVDAAAEFITLMVQGVYDYTQGQIPPYFEVVNEPDVKWDIMNFTTTVSSYHKAVAEKLHSRFNIKVAGPTMTGYHTEVDKNNFSFWPKLVQFLDITLDQLDVFSFHSYNSLVVSGKTHKFTGNNEARLVAFIDLLESYVHRKKGTSIPIIISEYGRGLVKGISRYAPSGIVDFSTIYCINGHRFTQFGLREYIDRTVVFLLDNEQRPGHDSLNYSLFTQHGNATRLVDVFKFWNNFTSAYAFIRTSSQSDGQERTVSPLAMASPLNNETVILLHSYSQQSQTVKLIFQDDWITPTTGEATCITIKDNWYPVITFNEPFDIGKTQGLVELPPEATCRFTFKIPSNQQPKVTLNETTYYGADVIIPIKDNIAVTTISLALGEIQSAYLRVSTSWLTTETNYVKSVTLNSQTLDSFFKLYDSDRHNSDVYTNMDVWEFEVPATLLNSTSVQIQVNFSNKENGYVTSVALVTARLVPSDMK; from the exons ATGAAACTGACGCCAGTTGCTTTCATTTTGAGTCTATCAATAACTACTGTATACAGTAACACGACTGTGACCATTCACCCTCAGTGGCTGGCACAGGGAGGTAATCTTCGCTATGAGCCTGACAGATGGAGCAAGCACAATGGTCTCGAACATGAATACCTGATACCAAGTTGTCGCAGTATTCGAACTGACAGTGGACGCTGGATGAACAGAGATGTACATGACAATCTCTTTCAAGAT TGGCCACAGGACCCTAATCGTAGTGGCTACCCAGACCCGAACTACCTGAAGAACGTCACCAAGCAGCAGGAACTGTTCTCCGTGTACCTTGCCAACATTAACAGGGGTTACACGAACGACATGATCATGGTGTCAACAT CGCTTAACTGGCCAACCTGGATCAACCAGTCAGAACATCAAGGTCATTTTCCCAACAACGTAGATGCTGCTGCAGAGTTCATTACGCTAATGGTGCAAGGAGTTTATGACTACACCCAAGGTCAGATCCCGCCCTACTTTGAGGTCGTCAATGAACCAGATGTTAAATGGGATATCATGAATTTCACCACTACTGTCAGCAGCTACCACAAAGCAGTTGCTGAGAAACTCCATTCCAGATTTAACATCAAAGTGGCTGGTCCAACAATGACAGGATATCATACCGAAGTAGACAAAAATAACTTCTCCTTCTGGCCAAAATTGGTACAGTTTCTGGATATCACATTAGATCAGTTAGatgtattttcctttcattcatACAACTCCCTGGTCGTTTCGGGGAAAACTCACAAATTCACTGGCAATAACGAAGCGCGTCTGGTAGCATTTATTGACCTCCTTGAAAGCTATGTCCATCGAAAGAAAGGAACAAGTATCCCCATTATTATTAGTGAATATGGTCGCGGGCTAGTAAAGGGTATTAGCAGATATGCTCCATCGGGCATAGTCGATTTTTCAACAATTTATTGCATCAATGGCCACCGATTCACCCAATTTGGTCTCCGAGAATACATTGATAGAACAGTTGTATTTTTGTTGGACAACGAACAACGTCCAGGACATGACAGTCTCAACTATTCGCTTTTCACCCAACATGGTAACGCCACACGTTTGGTCGACGTTTTCAAGTTTTGGAACAACTTCACGTCTGCGTATGCCTTCATCAGAACCTCCAGCCAATCGGATGGACAGGAACGAACTGTGTCCCCTCTAGCAATGGCCAGTCCCTTGAACAATGAAACCGTCATTCTCCTTCACAGCTATTCACAACAGTCGCAAACCGTCAAGCTAATTTTCCAAGACGACTGGATCACACCGACCACGGGCGAGGCTACTTGTATCACCATCAAGGACAACTGGTATCCAGTCATCACCTTCAACGAACCCTTTGACATCGGGAAAACTCAAGGACTGGTTGAACTTCCTCCTGAAGCAACGTGTCGCTTTACATTTAAGATTCCGTCAAACCAACAGCCAAAAGTCACTCTCAATGAAACGACATATTATGGAGCAGATGTTATCATACCTATCAAGGACAACATCGCTGTTACAACCATCTCACTTGCGCTTGGGGAAATCCAAAGTGCGTATCTGCGAGTTTCAACTAGTTGGCTCACTACTGAAACCAACTATGTGAAATCTGTTACCCTCAACAGCCAAACTCTTGACTCCTTCTTCAAGCTGTATGACTCAGATAGACACAACAGTGACGTATATACCAACATGGATGTTTGGGAGTTTGAGGTCCCTGCCACTTTGTTGAACTCTACTTCTGTCCAGATCCAGGTTAATTTCTCCAACAAGGAGAACGGTTATGTGACTTCGGTAGCCCTTGTCACTGCCAGACTTGTCCCATCCGACATGAAATGA